A genome region from Arthrobacter agilis includes the following:
- a CDS encoding zinc-dependent metalloprotease, translating to MLAKMFGGGGAGGFDPQEIAKAAGLPSDPAAMAMMMQQVQAMFSAQSEGPVNWQMAHEQARRVAASDSDPSVTALQRRSVDEALKLAEMWLDPVTDFPSTGQLGRAWSRAEWVEATMTTWRRLTEPVATSIAKALSDVISEQLPEEMKSMMGMGGPASMLQNVGGAMFGMQLGQAVGALSKDVVGSTDIGVPLADGRMALLPANVAAFGAGLDIPEQEVQLFLAVREAAHVRLFTHIPWLTGHLLGSIERYARGIHIDMGKIEEAARDIDPTNPESLQGALSQGVFMPERTPEQDAALVRLETTLALVEGWVDEVTAAAAANLPSAGALREMVRRRRATGGPAEHAFSALVGLELRPRRLRDAAALWALLLEERGPDGRDALWQHPDLLPTAEDLDDPAGFTERRRLIESSDADVDAALQRLLAGGFEQDADAPADGSPTGQDPASSGAEDGGTPTAEPGDDPEAGDGPGPDGTRAD from the coding sequence ATGCTGGCGAAGATGTTCGGCGGCGGCGGGGCGGGCGGCTTCGATCCGCAGGAGATCGCGAAGGCGGCCGGCCTGCCCTCCGATCCCGCGGCGATGGCCATGATGATGCAGCAGGTCCAGGCCATGTTCAGCGCGCAGAGCGAGGGCCCCGTCAACTGGCAGATGGCGCACGAGCAGGCACGGCGCGTCGCAGCGTCCGACAGCGATCCTTCCGTCACCGCGCTTCAGCGGCGCAGCGTGGACGAGGCGTTGAAGCTCGCCGAGATGTGGCTCGACCCGGTGACCGACTTCCCGAGCACCGGGCAGCTCGGCCGTGCGTGGTCCCGGGCCGAGTGGGTCGAGGCGACCATGACGACCTGGCGCCGCCTCACGGAGCCTGTCGCGACGAGCATCGCCAAGGCCCTGTCCGATGTCATCTCCGAGCAGCTGCCCGAGGAGATGAAGTCGATGATGGGCATGGGCGGCCCCGCCTCGATGCTGCAGAACGTCGGCGGTGCCATGTTCGGCATGCAGCTGGGGCAGGCCGTCGGGGCCCTCTCGAAGGATGTCGTGGGATCGACGGACATCGGCGTCCCGCTCGCGGACGGACGGATGGCACTCCTCCCCGCCAACGTGGCCGCCTTCGGCGCCGGGCTCGACATCCCGGAGCAGGAGGTGCAGCTCTTCCTCGCGGTACGCGAGGCGGCCCACGTCCGCCTGTTCACCCACATCCCCTGGCTCACCGGTCACCTGCTCGGCAGCATCGAGCGGTACGCGCGGGGTATCCACATCGACATGGGCAAGATCGAGGAAGCGGCGCGCGACATCGATCCGACCAACCCCGAGAGCCTGCAGGGCGCCCTCTCGCAGGGCGTCTTCATGCCGGAGCGGACGCCCGAGCAGGACGCCGCGCTCGTGCGGCTCGAGACGACACTCGCCCTGGTGGAGGGCTGGGTGGACGAGGTGACCGCTGCGGCGGCGGCGAATCTGCCGTCGGCCGGGGCTCTGCGCGAGATGGTCCGCCGTCGCCGGGCGACGGGCGGTCCTGCCGAGCACGCGTTCTCGGCGCTCGTCGGCCTGGAGCTGCGGCCGCGGAGGCTGCGCGACGCCGCAGCGCTGTGGGCCCTCCTGCTGGAGGAACGCGGACCCGACGGGCGCGACGCCCTGTGGCAGCACCCCGATCTCCTGCCCACCGCGGAGGACCTCGATGATCCGGCCGGTTTCACGGAGCGCCGCAGACTGATCGAATCGTCCGACGCCGACGTCGATGCAGCCCTCCAGCGGCTCCTCGCCGGAGGCTTCGAGCAGGACGCCGACGCACCCGCGGACGGCTCCCCGACCGGGCAGGATCCGGCGTCGTCCGGCGCGGAGGACGGCGGGACGCCGACGGCGGAGCCCGGCGACGACCCGGAAGCCGGCGACGGTCCCGGCCCGGACGGCACCAGGGCCGACTGA
- a CDS encoding M48 metallopeptidase family protein: MTAPEAGVPGAERLPVEVRRSARRKRTVSADIRDGVLRISIPGHFSAGQERHWVERMTARMSAKYFDAPVTDDQPVPELQQRAERLAHRYLGGRGVPSTIGWVTNQNSRWASATPAYRTVRLSHRLQGMPEWVVDYVILHELAHLIEPSHNAVFWALLTSYPHTETAKAFLEGAAFAAHRNLSGDLDEL, from the coding sequence GTGACAGCGCCTGAGGCCGGCGTGCCGGGCGCCGAGCGGCTCCCGGTGGAGGTGCGGCGGTCCGCACGGCGGAAGCGGACGGTCAGCGCCGACATCAGGGACGGGGTGCTCCGGATCTCCATCCCCGGTCATTTCTCGGCAGGCCAGGAGCGTCACTGGGTGGAGCGGATGACGGCGCGGATGTCCGCGAAGTACTTCGACGCCCCGGTCACCGACGACCAGCCCGTCCCCGAACTGCAGCAGCGGGCCGAGCGGCTCGCTCACCGGTACCTGGGCGGCAGGGGTGTGCCGTCGACGATCGGCTGGGTGACCAACCAGAACTCGCGCTGGGCCTCCGCGACCCCGGCGTACCGGACCGTGCGGCTGTCCCACAGGCTGCAGGGCATGCCGGAGTGGGTCGTCGACTACGTGATCCTGCACGAGCTGGCGCACCTGATCGAGCCCTCCCACAACGCGGTGTTCTGGGCTCTGCTCACGTCGTACCCGCACACCGAGACGGCGAAAGCCTTCCTCGAGGGTGCGGCCTTCGCCGCACACCGGAACCTCTCGGGCGACCTGGACGAACTCTAG
- a CDS encoding ATP-dependent DNA helicase UvrD2 — protein MTGILLEDSILEGLDDEQRTVASTLTGPLCVLAGAGTGKTRAITHRIAYGVHTGVYKPQQVLAVTFTARAAAEMRTRLRDLGAGGVQARTFHAAALRQLQYFWPQAVGGPLPALVDHKAQLIAESARRLRLTTDRAAIRDVAAEIEWAKVSMLTPDGYAAAAAGREEPAGMDLVSVSRIFSAYEDLKIDRNLIDFEDVLLTTVAILEEDEKVAATVRAQYRHFVVDEYQDVSPLQQRLLDLWLGERRELCVVGDASQTIYSFTGATSRHLLDFTKRYEGAQVVKLVRDYRSTPQVVRAANTLLAARGDDADRRAVGTTWSAPLELIAQRASGPEPVFTECSDDEAEAAECARRIGVLLSQGVKASEIAILYRTNGQSEAYEQALASAGIGYQLRGGERFFQRREVRDALLQLRAAARTQGDADVPQQVRDVLASLGYTSVAPQNSGAVREKWESLAALVGLADELNRVRGPEAFTLQLFVAELEERAASQHAPTVQGVTLASLHSAKGLEWDAVFLVGLSEGLMPISFADTQEAIDEERRLLYVGITRARIHLSLSWSTSRSPGGRASRKPSRFLDPLRPATAGQASFRQPRPKTNRKSSAPAVCRVCKRPLLTGSERKIGRCSECPASYQEETFEALRAWRLAEARDKDVPAFVVFTDATLVAIAEARPQTLDELGDLAGVGTAKLERYGEAVLEILGDSA, from the coding sequence ATGACCGGGATTCTGCTCGAGGACAGCATTCTCGAGGGGCTCGACGACGAACAGCGGACCGTGGCGAGCACCCTCACGGGCCCGCTCTGCGTCCTTGCGGGCGCAGGGACCGGCAAGACCCGCGCCATCACGCACCGGATCGCGTACGGCGTGCACACCGGCGTGTACAAACCGCAGCAGGTGCTCGCAGTCACCTTCACGGCCCGCGCGGCGGCGGAGATGCGCACCCGACTCCGTGATCTCGGCGCCGGTGGCGTGCAGGCACGGACGTTCCACGCCGCAGCCCTCCGGCAGCTGCAGTACTTCTGGCCGCAGGCCGTCGGCGGACCCCTGCCCGCGCTGGTCGACCACAAGGCCCAACTCATCGCCGAATCGGCCCGGCGGTTGCGCCTGACGACGGACCGCGCCGCCATCCGGGACGTCGCGGCGGAGATCGAATGGGCAAAGGTCTCGATGCTGACCCCCGACGGGTATGCCGCCGCCGCCGCGGGGCGGGAAGAGCCGGCGGGCATGGACCTCGTCTCGGTGTCCCGCATCTTCTCGGCCTACGAGGACCTCAAGATCGACCGGAACCTGATCGACTTCGAGGACGTGCTGCTGACCACGGTCGCCATCCTCGAGGAGGACGAGAAGGTGGCCGCGACGGTGCGGGCGCAGTATCGCCACTTCGTCGTCGACGAGTACCAGGACGTCTCCCCGCTCCAGCAGCGGCTGCTCGACCTCTGGCTGGGCGAGCGACGGGAGCTGTGCGTCGTCGGGGACGCGAGCCAGACCATCTACTCGTTCACCGGTGCGACGTCACGGCACCTGCTCGATTTCACGAAGCGGTACGAGGGCGCGCAGGTGGTGAAGCTGGTCCGCGACTACCGGTCGACGCCCCAGGTGGTCCGCGCCGCCAACACGCTCCTGGCGGCGCGGGGCGACGACGCGGATCGGCGTGCCGTCGGCACCACGTGGTCGGCGCCGCTGGAGCTGATCGCGCAGCGTGCCTCCGGTCCCGAGCCGGTCTTCACCGAGTGCAGCGACGACGAGGCCGAGGCGGCCGAGTGCGCGAGGCGGATCGGCGTCCTGCTGAGCCAGGGCGTCAAGGCGAGCGAGATCGCCATCCTGTACCGCACGAACGGGCAGTCGGAGGCGTACGAGCAGGCCCTCGCCAGCGCCGGGATCGGGTACCAGCTGCGCGGCGGCGAGAGGTTCTTCCAGCGCCGCGAGGTGCGCGACGCCCTGCTGCAGCTCCGCGCTGCGGCGCGCACCCAGGGTGATGCCGACGTGCCGCAGCAGGTGCGCGATGTCCTCGCCTCGCTCGGCTACACATCCGTCGCGCCCCAGAACTCGGGTGCGGTCCGCGAGAAGTGGGAGTCGCTCGCAGCCCTCGTCGGCCTGGCCGACGAGCTGAACCGGGTCCGCGGTCCCGAGGCCTTCACCCTGCAGCTGTTCGTGGCGGAACTCGAGGAACGGGCCGCGTCCCAGCACGCCCCGACCGTGCAGGGGGTGACCCTCGCGTCGCTGCACTCGGCCAAGGGGCTCGAGTGGGACGCCGTCTTCCTCGTGGGCCTGAGCGAGGGGCTCATGCCCATCTCGTTCGCCGACACGCAGGAAGCCATCGACGAGGAGCGACGGCTGCTGTACGTCGGGATCACGCGTGCCCGGATCCACCTCTCGCTCTCGTGGTCCACGTCGCGCTCCCCGGGCGGACGGGCGAGCAGGAAGCCGTCGCGCTTCCTCGACCCCCTCCGTCCTGCGACGGCCGGCCAGGCGTCCTTCCGCCAGCCGCGTCCGAAGACGAACCGCAAGTCGTCCGCACCTGCCGTGTGCCGCGTGTGCAAGCGTCCGCTCCTCACCGGCTCGGAACGCAAGATCGGGCGTTGCAGCGAGTGTCCCGCGAGCTACCAGGAGGAGACCTTCGAGGCGCTCCGGGCGTGGCGGCTCGCGGAGGCCCGGGACAAGGACGTCCCCGCGTTCGTCGTCTTCACGGATGCCACGCTCGTCGCGATCGCCGAAGCCAGACCGCAGACGCTCGACGAACTCGGCGACCTGGCCGGTGTCGGGACGGCGAAGCTCGAACGGTACGGCGAAGCGGTGCTGGAGATCCTCGGTGACAGCGCCTGA
- the nudC gene encoding NAD(+) diphosphatase has translation MTEPLRTLALPPLGSLPLSRTDSDRDGDARTTENLLEKLWASEETKVLPLTRGKAPVEGTALRLLAPSELERPELLVYLGRINEGSADAGRSVVLAVLEAEDPAVAPVDRWLGLREVAASLDARDAGLFVEAAAVANWHATHTHCPRCGTPTEVRDAGWVRRCPADDSLHYPRTDAAIIVSVIDDDDRLLLGSAMAWPEDRFSTLAGFVEPGESLEAAVVREVAEESGLEVRSPEYLGSQPWPFPASLMLGFTAHAVTTDAVPDREEMRSVRWFTREQLFTEVRDGTIAVAGGVSIARALIERWYGGPLDEEPSEARP, from the coding sequence ATGACCGAACCCCTCCGGACCCTCGCGCTGCCACCCCTCGGATCACTGCCGCTCTCCCGCACGGATTCCGACCGGGACGGCGATGCGAGGACCACCGAGAACCTCCTCGAGAAGCTCTGGGCCTCCGAGGAGACGAAGGTCCTGCCCCTGACCCGCGGGAAGGCCCCCGTGGAGGGGACCGCCCTGCGGCTCCTCGCACCCTCGGAGCTGGAGCGGCCCGAGCTGCTCGTCTACCTCGGGCGGATCAACGAGGGATCCGCCGACGCCGGTCGGAGCGTGGTCCTCGCCGTGCTCGAGGCGGAGGACCCGGCCGTCGCCCCCGTGGACCGGTGGCTGGGGCTGCGGGAGGTGGCCGCGTCGCTCGATGCACGCGACGCCGGGCTCTTCGTCGAGGCCGCCGCGGTGGCCAACTGGCATGCGACGCACACGCACTGCCCCCGGTGCGGCACCCCCACGGAGGTGCGCGACGCCGGCTGGGTGCGCCGGTGCCCGGCCGACGACTCCCTGCACTACCCGCGCACGGACGCCGCGATCATCGTCTCGGTGATCGACGACGACGACCGCCTGCTCCTCGGGTCCGCGATGGCGTGGCCCGAGGACCGCTTCTCCACCCTCGCCGGCTTCGTTGAGCCGGGCGAGTCCCTCGAGGCCGCCGTCGTCCGGGAGGTGGCCGAGGAGTCGGGCCTCGAGGTCCGGTCGCCGGAGTACCTGGGATCCCAGCCGTGGCCCTTCCCCGCATCGCTGATGCTCGGTTTCACGGCGCACGCGGTCACTACGGATGCGGTGCCGGACCGCGAGGAGATGCGGTCGGTGCGGTGGTTCACGCGTGAGCAGCTGTTCACCGAGGTACGCGACGGGACGATCGCCGTCGCGGGCGGCGTCTCGATCGCCCGTGCCCTCATCGAGCGCTGGTACGGCGGACCACTGGACGAAGAGCCGTCGGAGGCGCGCCCCTGA
- a CDS encoding macrolide 2'-phosphotransferase, with product MELAAIASAAVPGLAPTGVAGAPDDAADFDSALLVDDAGKQWRVRSPRHAEASMRLETELQALRAFTPAVKAELPFLIPHMAGSVRQGELSTFVYSHLTGTTRPLDVLTAGGQGMARELGRVLAAIHELPKDIVQRADLPSYEANEYRQRKLNELDQAATTGRIPAILLRRWEHALEDVTLWRFSPTVVHGDLHEDHLLISAGRVSAVTGWTDLCISDPAEDFAWLAAAEDTAFVDAVHEAYAGARTSAVDPHLPRRAALAAEFALAQWLVRGMALEDAVMIREAEGMLATLEADVEFIEREQHEAAERARHAHEERLEWGDDLGTDSYGSTGGHRPDDRVQTGGLSGRPENHAGTEENPGGPTAEATVPGLAVHSGQGPASHDAGTEVEDDRTGRTGSHAYDPDSTAGQRFHRLPDSAPAQGSRPAESSGPHRGDDDHGTASGSSLAYARLTAGRQRSMPTSSKVTLLRSSEQSAGSPDDVATSALPIVSFRG from the coding sequence ATGGAACTTGCTGCCATCGCAAGCGCCGCTGTACCCGGCCTGGCCCCGACGGGCGTCGCAGGCGCGCCCGACGACGCCGCGGATTTCGATTCCGCCCTGCTGGTCGACGATGCGGGGAAGCAGTGGAGGGTCCGCTCGCCGAGACACGCCGAGGCCAGCATGCGGCTCGAGACGGAGCTGCAGGCACTGCGCGCCTTCACGCCGGCGGTCAAGGCGGAACTCCCCTTCCTCATCCCGCACATGGCAGGCAGCGTGCGGCAGGGGGAACTCAGCACGTTCGTCTACTCCCACCTCACCGGGACCACCCGCCCCCTCGACGTGCTGACGGCAGGCGGTCAGGGGATGGCGCGGGAACTGGGACGCGTCCTCGCCGCCATCCACGAACTGCCGAAGGACATCGTCCAGCGTGCCGACCTGCCCAGCTACGAGGCGAACGAGTACCGGCAGCGGAAACTGAACGAACTCGACCAGGCGGCGACGACCGGCAGGATCCCCGCGATCCTGCTGCGCCGCTGGGAGCACGCCCTCGAGGACGTGACGCTGTGGCGGTTCAGCCCGACGGTCGTCCACGGTGACCTGCACGAGGACCACCTGCTGATCTCCGCAGGGCGGGTGTCCGCCGTGACCGGCTGGACCGACCTGTGCATCAGCGATCCCGCTGAGGACTTCGCCTGGCTCGCCGCCGCGGAGGACACGGCGTTCGTGGACGCGGTCCACGAGGCGTATGCGGGTGCCCGGACGTCAGCTGTCGATCCGCACCTCCCACGCCGCGCCGCACTGGCCGCCGAGTTCGCCCTGGCCCAGTGGCTGGTCCGTGGGATGGCGCTCGAAGACGCCGTCATGATCCGCGAGGCCGAAGGCATGCTCGCCACCCTCGAGGCGGACGTGGAGTTCATCGAACGCGAGCAGCACGAGGCCGCCGAGCGTGCGCGGCACGCCCACGAGGAACGCCTCGAGTGGGGCGACGACCTGGGCACCGACAGCTACGGGTCCACGGGCGGTCACCGTCCCGATGACAGGGTGCAGACCGGAGGGCTGTCCGGCCGTCCCGAGAACCACGCCGGGACGGAGGAGAACCCTGGGGGCCCCACCGCCGAGGCGACCGTGCCCGGCCTCGCCGTGCACAGCGGGCAGGGACCGGCGTCGCACGACGCGGGAACCGAGGTGGAGGACGACCGTACCGGGAGGACCGGCAGCCACGCCTACGACCCGGACAGCACCGCCGGCCAGAGGTTCCACCGCCTGCCCGACAGCGCTCCGGCGCAGGGCAGCCGCCCGGCGGAGTCCTCCGGGCCCCACCGCGGTGACGACGACCACGGGACGGCCTCGGGGTCGTCCCTCGCCTACGCGCGCCTGACGGCCGGCCGCCAGCGGTCCATGCCGACCTCCTCGAAGGTGACGCTGCTCCGGAGCAGCGAGCAGTCCGCCGGCTCGCCGGACGACGTGGCGACGTCAGCCCTGCCGATCGTCTCCTTCCGCGGCTGA
- a CDS encoding ATP-dependent helicase has translation MAGTKTTRYSARGLAELLHTDPDAPVAYPTDDQARVIEAPLEPLLVIAGAGSGKTRTMADRVVWLVANELVRPEQILGVTFTRKAAGELASRVRQRLAQLYAALERDDTTPAGGDSLDRLDPAICTYHSFANGIVQDYGLRIGVERDSVMLGTAQSWQLAHSVVETYDGEWEHFTAAKSTLVKAVLDMAGECAEHLVSPATVRSELRRHIEHVTSRPYVAGAARPTTQDASKLVNKLRTRITVTELTERYAAAKLARRQLDFGDLVSLAARIARDIPEAGRMEREKYRVVLLDEFQDTSHAQMVLFSRLFADGRSVTAVGDPHQSIYGFRGASAGQLATFRTAFPAVGEDGRAPSEVAHLSVAWRNATSILEAANTVSAPLNVPAPWLRNTSVQQVPGLVARPGAPLGEVTLGRFLTDAPVTAGPSTDGAPSDPAPALSEAEAIAREVLHQRRRSFETDDAGDPLRPTMAVLCRGRKQFDPIRRELERAGVPVQIVGLGGLLRTPEIVDLLATLRVLGDPDRSDAMLRLLSGARWRLGPADLMALGDWSRQLARTREAAFRRGASRGKELDDEQAADAVVAPDLAEAGSLVEAVDYLPPTDWVSSSGRSLSDTARRRLDALRRELRSLRGFVGDDLGTMIGEVERTILLDIEVAAKPGVSIHEARRNLDAFTEAVAGFVSTAERVDLPAFLAWLEAADQEEDGLPVTQLEASRDAVQLLTVHASKGLEWDVVFVPGLNEGSFPSGKDSRWSSGDASIPWPLRGDAAELPQWDWEQQDQKEWLASEKEFTGEARAHAEREERRLAYVAFTRAKHSLVCTSSAWGGGRSRPSGPSPYLTDLVHLAGSGTAGFSAPHWVPEEDEGDANPANARPERATWPFDPLGARRASMERAAQAVLEQAAAPAPADDADGGRWGREVRLALARQARERERLPLALPSHISASTLVELREDPGAVMQQLRRPLPRRPGSAARKGTAFHAWIEEFYGSSGMLDLGEYPGGADAYVDETLGLKDMAAIFEQSEWALREPAAIEAPIETRIGSIVVRGRIDAVFRDADGGWDLIDWKTGRPPAPDRRAAKAVQLAVYRLAWSRLKDVPLEKVRAAFFYVADNLVVRPHDLADAAELEEIIRAADAVAG, from the coding sequence GTGGCCGGCACGAAGACCACACGATACTCGGCACGCGGCCTCGCGGAGCTGCTGCACACGGACCCCGATGCGCCGGTGGCCTATCCCACGGACGACCAGGCGCGCGTGATCGAGGCCCCGCTGGAGCCTCTCCTCGTGATCGCCGGCGCGGGATCCGGGAAGACCCGGACGATGGCGGACCGCGTCGTCTGGCTCGTCGCGAACGAGCTCGTGCGCCCCGAACAGATCCTCGGCGTCACCTTCACCCGGAAGGCGGCCGGCGAGCTCGCCTCGCGGGTCCGGCAGCGCCTCGCGCAGCTCTACGCCGCCCTCGAGCGTGACGACACCACCCCGGCCGGCGGGGACTCGCTCGACCGGCTGGACCCGGCCATCTGCACCTACCACTCCTTCGCCAACGGGATCGTGCAGGACTACGGGCTGCGCATCGGCGTCGAACGCGACTCGGTCATGCTCGGGACCGCCCAGTCCTGGCAGCTCGCACACTCGGTGGTGGAGACCTACGACGGGGAATGGGAGCACTTCACGGCCGCGAAGAGCACGCTCGTGAAGGCGGTGCTCGACATGGCGGGGGAGTGCGCCGAGCACCTGGTGAGTCCTGCGACCGTCCGGAGCGAGCTGCGTCGCCACATCGAGCACGTGACCTCCCGGCCGTACGTCGCGGGGGCCGCCAGGCCCACCACGCAGGACGCATCGAAACTCGTCAACAAGCTGCGCACCCGCATCACCGTCACCGAACTCACGGAGCGTTACGCCGCCGCGAAGCTCGCACGCCGGCAGCTCGACTTCGGGGACCTCGTCTCCCTCGCCGCGAGGATCGCCCGGGACATTCCGGAAGCGGGCCGGATGGAACGCGAGAAGTACAGGGTCGTGCTGCTCGACGAGTTCCAGGACACGTCCCACGCGCAGATGGTGCTGTTCTCGCGGCTGTTCGCCGACGGGCGCTCCGTCACCGCCGTCGGTGATCCGCACCAGTCCATCTACGGGTTCCGGGGCGCTTCCGCAGGCCAGCTGGCCACCTTCCGCACGGCGTTCCCGGCCGTGGGCGAGGACGGCCGCGCCCCGTCGGAGGTCGCCCACCTGTCCGTGGCCTGGCGCAACGCCACGTCCATCCTCGAGGCCGCGAACACCGTGTCCGCGCCCCTGAACGTCCCGGCGCCCTGGCTTCGGAACACCTCGGTCCAGCAGGTGCCCGGACTCGTCGCACGGCCCGGTGCACCGCTCGGTGAGGTGACGCTCGGGCGGTTCCTCACCGATGCTCCCGTCACCGCCGGCCCGTCGACGGACGGCGCACCGTCGGATCCCGCCCCGGCCCTGAGCGAGGCCGAGGCGATCGCGCGGGAAGTCCTCCACCAGCGGCGGCGCAGCTTCGAGACCGACGACGCCGGCGACCCGCTGCGGCCGACGATGGCCGTCCTGTGCCGGGGCCGCAAGCAGTTCGACCCGATCCGGCGTGAACTGGAGCGGGCCGGCGTGCCCGTCCAGATCGTGGGCCTCGGCGGGCTGCTGCGGACCCCTGAGATCGTCGACCTGCTGGCCACCCTGAGGGTCCTCGGCGATCCCGACCGCTCCGACGCGATGCTGAGGCTGCTCTCGGGCGCGCGCTGGCGCCTCGGTCCGGCGGACCTCATGGCGCTCGGCGACTGGTCCCGGCAGCTCGCCCGCACGCGGGAGGCCGCCTTCCGCCGTGGCGCCTCTCGGGGGAAGGAGCTCGACGACGAGCAGGCCGCCGACGCCGTCGTGGCGCCCGACCTCGCCGAGGCGGGCAGCCTCGTCGAGGCCGTCGACTACCTCCCGCCGACGGACTGGGTGTCGTCGTCCGGCCGGTCCCTCAGTGACACGGCGAGGCGGCGGCTCGACGCGCTCCGACGCGAGCTGCGTAGCCTCCGCGGGTTCGTGGGAGATGACCTGGGCACCATGATCGGGGAGGTCGAGCGCACCATCCTGCTGGACATCGAGGTCGCAGCGAAGCCGGGAGTGAGCATCCATGAGGCACGCCGGAACCTCGACGCCTTCACCGAGGCCGTCGCGGGATTCGTGTCCACCGCCGAACGGGTCGACCTGCCGGCATTCCTCGCCTGGCTCGAGGCCGCCGACCAGGAGGAGGACGGCCTGCCCGTGACGCAGCTCGAAGCGAGCAGGGACGCGGTGCAGCTCCTCACCGTCCACGCCTCGAAAGGCCTGGAGTGGGACGTCGTCTTCGTGCCCGGCCTCAACGAGGGATCCTTCCCCAGCGGCAAGGACTCACGCTGGAGCAGCGGTGACGCCTCCATCCCCTGGCCCCTGCGCGGAGACGCAGCCGAGCTTCCCCAGTGGGACTGGGAACAGCAGGACCAGAAGGAGTGGCTGGCCAGCGAGAAGGAGTTCACGGGCGAGGCGAGGGCCCATGCGGAACGGGAGGAACGGCGGCTCGCCTATGTCGCCTTCACCCGCGCCAAGCATTCGCTCGTGTGCACCTCGTCGGCGTGGGGCGGGGGGCGGTCCCGGCCCTCGGGCCCGTCGCCCTACCTCACCGATCTGGTGCACCTCGCCGGGTCCGGCACGGCCGGCTTCTCGGCGCCGCACTGGGTCCCGGAGGAGGACGAGGGCGACGCCAACCCCGCGAACGCCAGACCCGAGCGTGCCACTTGGCCGTTCGACCCGCTGGGCGCCCGCCGCGCCTCCATGGAACGTGCGGCGCAGGCCGTCCTCGAGCAGGCGGCGGCGCCGGCGCCGGCGGACGACGCGGACGGCGGCCGGTGGGGACGCGAGGTCCGACTCGCGCTGGCCCGGCAGGCACGTGAGCGGGAACGCCTGCCGCTGGCGCTGCCCTCGCACATCTCCGCCTCGACGCTGGTGGAGTTGCGCGAGGATCCCGGCGCCGTGATGCAGCAGCTGCGGCGGCCGCTGCCTCGGCGTCCCGGTTCGGCGGCTCGCAAGGGAACGGCGTTCCATGCCTGGATCGAGGAGTTCTACGGTTCCAGCGGCATGCTCGACCTCGGTGAGTACCCGGGTGGGGCGGACGCGTACGTGGACGAGACCCTCGGGTTGAAGGACATGGCCGCGATCTTCGAGCAGTCCGAGTGGGCGCTCCGCGAACCGGCGGCCATCGAGGCCCCGATCGAGACGCGGATCGGGAGCATCGTGGTCCGCGGCCGCATCGACGCGGTGTTCCGCGACGCCGACGGCGGCTGGGACCTCATCGACTGGAAGACGGGCCGCCCGCCTGCCCCGGACCGGCGCGCGGCGAAGGCCGTCCAGCTCGCGGTCTACCGCCTGGCATGGTCGCGGCTGAAGGACGTGCCGCTGGAGAAGGTGCGGGCCGCCTTCTTCTACGTCGCGGACAACCTCGTGGTGCGGCCGCACGACCTGGCGGACGCGGCGGAGCTCGAGGAGATCATCCGGGCCGCGGATGCCGTGGCCGGCTGA